The window GAGGGTCTCGGGGTCCCAGTGAGGGTCTTGGCGTCCCCATGAGGGTCCCAGTATCCCAGTGAGGGTCTTGGGGTCCCCATGAGGGTCTCGGGGCACCCATGAAGATCCCCAGCAGAGGCTTGGGATCACCATGAGGGTCCCCGTGAAGGTCTCTGGGTCCCTGTGGGGGTCTTGGGGTCCCCATGAGTGTCCCCGTGAGGCTCTTGGCGTCCCAGTGAGGGTCCCCGCATCCCAGTGAGGGTCTTGGCGTCCCCATGAGGGTCCCAGTATCCCAGTGAGGGTCTCAGGGTCCCCATGAGGGTCTCGGGGCACCCATGAAGATCCCCAGCAGAGGCTTGGGATCACCATGAGGGTCCCAGTGAGGGTCTCGGGGTCCCAGTGAGGGTCTTGGCGTCCCCATGAGGGTCCCAGTATCCCAGTGAGGTTCTCAGGGCCCCCATGAGGGTCTCAGGGCACCCATGAAGATCCCCAGCAGAGGCTTGGGATCACCATGAGGGTCCCAGTGAGGGTCTTGGCGTCCCAGTGAGGGTCTCAGGGTCCCCATGAGGGTCTCGGGGCACCCATGAAGATTTCCAGCAGAGGCTTGGAATCGCCATGAGGGTCCCAGTGAGGGTCTCGGGGTCCCAGTGAGGGTCCCGGCATCCCAGTGAGGGTCTCGGGGTCCCCATGAGGGTCTTGGTGTCCCTGTTAGGGTGTCAGGGTGCCTATAAGGGTGCCCAGCAGAGCTTTGGGGCCCTCATGAAGGTCTTGGGGTCCAACACGAGGGTCCTCAGCCAAGGCTCAGCACCCCCAGAAAGCTACCGGGCTTTGTCAGGGGCTGCGAGCTTGCGGGGAAGGATGGCAGGGACACGATGGCCCTTCGGGGtcctgtccccactgtcccttCGTGTCATCGGCCACCGGTGGGGTTCGTTTCGCAGCCATTGAGGACGAGTACAGCGGTCCCAAGCTGGATGGCGGCAAGGTGACGTTGGTTTTTATGAAGGAGCTGATGCAGTGGTACAAGGAGCAGAAAAAACTCCACAGAAAATGTGCCTACCAGGTACCCCAGTTCCCCCAAACTCCCCCCCCAAGTCCCTTGCCAGGCTCTGCCCTGTCCCCAAGTGCCACACGTCCCCCTCCTTGTCACCTGCTGACCCTTCGTCCCGGCAGATCCTGGTGCAGGTGAAGGAGGTGCTGGCCAAGCTCCCCACGTTAGTAGAAACGACGTTGAAGGAGGTGGGTACCCCTCGCCGGGTGCCGGCGCCTCTGcggggtgtgtgtgttggggCGGCGCGAAGTCCCCGAGCGGTGACGTTCCACCCCGGCTCATCCCAAACGCAGACGGAGAAGGTGACGGTGTGCGGGGACACCCACGGGCAGTACTACGACCTGCTGAACATCTTCGAGCTCAACGGGCTGCCCTCTGAGTCGAACCCTTATGTATCCCCCAGGAGGGAACGGGGTtgagccgccgccgccccggggtCTCACCGGGATCAATGCCACCCCCCGTGGTGGGGACAGGCGTGGGGACGGGTGGCACGAGGGGACGGGGAACCGGGGAGCTGTTTTCCTGAACCGGCCGCAGATATTCAACGGGGACTTTGTGGACCGCGGGTCCTTCTCGGTCGAGGTCATCCTCACGCTCTTCGGCTTCAAGCTCCTCTACCCTGATCACTTCCACCTGCTCCGAGGTAACGCGGCCACCGCGGGTGACAAGTCCTTGTCCCCCCCATCCTGAGTTGTGGGGccgtgtcccctgtccccagttGTGGGGCCGTGTCCCTTGTCCCCAGGTGTAGGACCAGCTCATGGGGCCACATGGTCTGTCCCGGGTCGTGGGGCTGGGTCCCCTCTCCCTAGTTGTGGGGCCACGTTctgtgtcccctgtcccccccggGTGGCAGGGCCCCGTCCTGGGTCATGGTGCCACGTCCCCAGTTGTGGGGTCATGTCCGCTGTCCCTGGTCCCGGCGTTGAGCCGTGGGGCCGTGTCCCCAGGACTTGGCGCCTTGTCCCCTGTCCTGGATTGCAGGGCCTCGTTCCCTGCCCGTCTCATGTCCTCGGGGCCCGGCTGAGGGGCTTTGTCCCCTGCCCCGTGTCCCCGGGCCTGGCAATGTCACCGCGTCCCCGCAGGGAACCACGAGACGGACAACATGAACCAGATCTACGGTTTCGAGGGGGAGGTGAAGGCCAAGTACACGGCGCAGATGTTCGCCCTCTTCAGCGAGGTCTTCGAGTGGCTGCCGCTGGCCCAGTGCATCAACGGCAAAGTACTGGTGAGGGGACACCGTGTccgtccccccgtccccagcccagcccccgGGGTGATCCCTGTCCCTGGCGGGGTTTGGGTGGGGGGTCCCCGACATCCCCATGGAGTTGGGATGATCCCTGTCCCTGGTGGGGTTTGGGTGGGGGGTCCCCGACATCCCCAGGGAgttgggggtttgggttggggtCCCCGACATCCCCATGGATTTGGGGTGATCCCTGTCCCTGGCGGGGtttgggtggggggggtcccccatCCCCATGGATTTGGGGTGATCCCCATCCCTGGCAGGGTTTGGGTTGGGGTCCCCGACATCCCCATGGAGTTGGGGTGATCCCAATCCGTGATGGGGTTTGGGTTGGGGTCCCCGACATCCCCATGGAGTTGGGGTGATCCCAATCCGTGATGGGGTTTGGGTTGGGGTCCCTGACATCCCCATGGAGTTGGGGTGATCCCCATCCCTggtggggtttgggttggggTCCCCGACATCCCCATGGAGTTGGGGTGATCCCTGTCCCTGGCGGGGtttgggtggggggggtcccccatCCCCATGGATTTGGGGTGATCCCCGTCCCTGGCGGGGTTTGGGTTGGGGTCCCCGACATCCCCATGGAGTTGGGGTGATCCCTGTCCCTGGTGGGATTTGGGTGGGGGGTTCCCGACATCCCAATGGATTTGGGGTGATCCCTGTCCCTGGCGGGGTTTGGGTGGGGGGTCCCCGACATCCCCATGGAGTTGGGGTGATCCCTGTCCCTGGTGGGAtttgggtgggggggtccccaccaTCCATGTCCCTGTTGGCTTGGGGGTGCTCCCTGTCACAAGTTGGGGGGTCCCTTCTGTCCCCAGGGGTTTGGGGTCCCTTCCCTCCTCACCCCTGGGGTTGGTCCCCACCAGGGTTAGGATGggggtgtccctgctgtccccattGTCCCCGTACCAACGTGGCTTCTGTCCCAGATCATGCACGGGGGCCTCTTCAGCGAGGACGGCGTCACCCTCGATGACATCCGGAAGATAGAGAGGAACCGGCAGCCCCCGGACTCAGGTGGGAGATGGACCCCACGAGGTGCCCCGTGTCCCCTCTCATGGCGTCCCTGCCATCTCCGAGGGGCCGAGACGTCCCCCCCGCGGCGGACGGTGTCCCCTGACCCCCCCTCTGCGTCCCCCACAGGTCCCATGTGCGACCTGCTCTGGTCCGACCCGCAGCCCCAGGTGAGTTGAACCCCGGCGGTGCGTCCCCAAAGCCTCCTGCCCCACCTTGGGGACAGCCACCGCCGTGTCCCCGGGGTCCCGGTGACGCTGGCCTTCCCGCAGAACGGCCGCTCCGTCAGCAAGCGCGGGGTCAGCTGCCAGTTCGGGCCCGACGTCACCAAGAGCTTCCTGGAGCGCAACCGCCTCGACTACATCATCCGCAGCCACGAAGTGAAGCCCGAGGGCTACGAGGTGGCCCACGACGGCAAATGTGTCACCGTCTTCTCCGCTCCCAACTACTGGTGAGTGCCACCAGCGTCTGGGGACAGGGGGGTGCCACCGCCGCCGGGGAGGAGTGCCCCGTTGCGCCCGGCTCACGTGCACCCTTGATGTCCCCTCAGCCGGGTCCCCGGGTGTCCCCAGAGACTCGATGTCCCCTCAGCCGAGTCCCCGGATGTCCCATGGATCACATTGTCCCctcagccctgtccctgggTGTCCCCTGTGCCTTGCTGTCCCAAAGCGTCCCCTGTTCCCATCCCTGGGGTGGCACCGTGTCTCGACATCCCTGTGTGGGGTGCTGCTGTCCCCAAGCCTCTCTCTTGTCCCCAAGCCTTGGTGTCCCTGTGCCGTAGCTCGGTGTCCCCAAGGGTCCCTGAGCCTTGGTGCCCCTGGGTGGGGCTCTACCTCCATGTCCCCAAGGGTCCCTGAGCCTCAGTTGTCCCTGAGCTTTGCTGTCCCTATACGGAGCTGTGCCTCCCTGTCCCCaactgtccctgtcccccagtgtcccctgGGCTGCCTTGTCCCctcagccctgtccctgggTGTCCCCTGCGCCTCGCTGTCCCAAAGCGTCCCCTGTTCCCATCCCTGGGGTGGCACCGTGTCTCGACATCCCTGTGTGGGGTGCTGCTGTCCCCAAGCATCTCTCTTGTCCCCAAGCCTTGGTGTCCCTGTGCCGTAGCTCGGTGTCCCCAAGGGTCCCTGAGCCTTGGTGCCCCTGGGTGGGGCTCTACCTCCATGTCCCCAAGGGTCCCTGAGCCTCAGTTGTCCCTGAGCTTTGCTGTCCCTATACGGAGCTGTGCCTCCCTGTC is drawn from Gavia stellata isolate bGavSte3 unplaced genomic scaffold, bGavSte3.hap2 HAP2_SCAFFOLD_240, whole genome shotgun sequence and contains these coding sequences:
- the LOC132321910 gene encoding serine/threonine-protein phosphatase 5, with amino-acid sequence MAEGERAESGGGGGGGGGPGSGPGPGRPPSPAELERAEALKTRANEFFKGKDYENAVKYYSSAIELNPTNAIYYGNRSLAYLRTECYGYALADATRAVELDKKYVKGYYRRAASNMALGKFKAALRDYETVVKVRPNDKDAKLKYQECHKIVKQKAFERAIASDEHKRSVVDSLDIESMTIEDEYSGPKLDGGKVTLVFMKELMQWYKEQKKLHRKCAYQILVQVKEVLAKLPTLVETTLKETEKVTVCGDTHGQYYDLLNIFELNGLPSESNPYIFNGDFVDRGSFSVEVILTLFGFKLLYPDHFHLLRGNHETDNMNQIYGFEGEVKAKYTAQMFALFSEVFEWLPLAQCINGKVLIMHGGLFSEDGVTLDDIRKIERNRQPPDSGPMCDLLWSDPQPQNGRSVSKRGVSCQFGPDVTKSFLERNRLDYIIRSHEVKPEGYEVAHDGKCVTVFSAPNYCDQMGNKGSYIHLRGSDLRPDFHQFTAVPHPNVKPMMYANTLLQLGMM